The [Bacillus] selenitireducens MLS10 genome includes a region encoding these proteins:
- a CDS encoding YpiF family protein: MKWNSKSIETFVSAREFVDTVLIPLMPLDLHHDPASGTLQGEYAALLAEQAERKLTGRLLLMPPLPYKPDIRDEQSLLVFINDWIHYYHNGGINNVFFLTTDSDVASLNLSENGHMIWMPVIPIHELEPQQARKMVEQQADQIIPKIMKKWEEKND; the protein is encoded by the coding sequence GTGAAATGGAATAGTAAGAGTATTGAAACCTTTGTATCAGCTAGAGAATTCGTTGATACGGTATTAATTCCGCTTATGCCTCTGGATCTTCACCATGACCCCGCATCAGGAACTCTCCAGGGTGAGTATGCTGCTCTTTTAGCCGAACAGGCTGAGCGCAAGCTGACTGGACGACTGTTATTAATGCCCCCTCTTCCTTACAAGCCGGATATACGCGATGAACAATCGCTGCTGGTTTTTATTAATGACTGGATTCACTATTATCACAATGGCGGTATTAATAATGTGTTCTTTCTCACAACGGATTCGGATGTTGCATCATTGAATCTTTCTGAGAACGGACATATGATTTGGATGCCCGTGATCCCCATTCATGAATTAGAACCGCAGCAGGCAAGGAAAATGGTTGAACAACAGGCTGATCAGATCATACCGAAGATTATGAAGAAGTGGGAAGAGAAAAACGATTGA
- a CDS encoding tetratricopeptide repeat protein yields the protein MNEQLANAIQQIEQGHHEEALKAVEGLIPEADDETKRTIAELYFELGLVDQSLVLLEELMFQYPDHGELFAFAAECYSELGKEDEAIDMLSEVKKGDPAFIQSRLLLADLYEADGLEEVAEKKLLEALEEEPEDAVLQLGLGEFYLNRGEYQKAIYYFRQVILQKKLPEEFPVDPELRLAEAYSAIGEFENALEHYKLGLGEEEPPDALFGYGVTALQLDDTETARWAFERLLEADPDFTTAYPLLGRALIKDQLYDEAVAILEEGIKKDEFNEDLYLEMAKLQVSKGDVEEGKTFLQKVIALNPSNLSAVKELLLLLNEQEQFDAMHDLISFLDDYGEYDPLFERYRGKILLEEDDAQGAAEAYLQAIDGLSEDEVIMEEALEAFLASGWRQQAVSLLKQLISRQPDREDFTHQLERLTEDM from the coding sequence ATGAACGAACAATTGGCAAACGCCATCCAGCAAATTGAACAGGGACACCATGAAGAAGCACTGAAGGCCGTTGAGGGGTTAATCCCAGAGGCTGATGATGAAACAAAGCGGACGATCGCAGAGCTCTATTTTGAGCTGGGTCTCGTCGATCAGTCACTGGTTTTGTTGGAAGAACTGATGTTTCAATACCCTGACCATGGTGAGCTGTTTGCATTCGCAGCAGAATGTTACAGTGAACTCGGAAAAGAAGATGAAGCGATAGACATGCTCTCTGAGGTGAAAAAAGGGGATCCGGCATTTATCCAGTCGAGACTTCTTCTCGCTGACCTTTATGAGGCGGACGGTCTTGAAGAAGTAGCCGAAAAAAAATTGCTTGAGGCGTTGGAGGAAGAACCGGAAGATGCCGTTCTTCAGCTTGGTCTGGGCGAGTTTTATTTAAACCGCGGTGAATATCAAAAGGCAATCTATTATTTCCGACAGGTGATCTTACAGAAAAAGCTGCCGGAGGAATTTCCGGTTGATCCGGAACTTCGTCTGGCTGAAGCATACAGTGCGATTGGCGAATTTGAAAACGCCCTTGAACATTACAAGCTCGGGCTCGGTGAAGAAGAGCCGCCTGATGCCCTTTTTGGGTACGGAGTGACAGCTCTCCAACTTGATGATACAGAAACAGCCAGGTGGGCATTTGAACGCCTTTTGGAAGCGGATCCTGATTTTACGACAGCTTATCCTCTACTTGGACGGGCACTGATCAAAGATCAGCTGTATGATGAGGCGGTTGCCATTCTTGAAGAAGGAATTAAGAAAGACGAATTTAACGAGGATCTGTATCTTGAAATGGCGAAACTTCAGGTATCTAAAGGTGATGTGGAAGAAGGAAAAACGTTTCTTCAAAAAGTCATCGCACTCAATCCGTCGAATCTTTCTGCTGTCAAGGAGCTGTTGTTGCTTCTGAACGAACAGGAACAGTTCGATGCAATGCATGATCTGATTTCATTCCTTGATGATTATGGTGAATACGACCCTCTCTTTGAACGATACAGAGGAAAAATTCTACTCGAAGAGGATGATGCCCAAGGGGCTGCAGAGGCTTATTTGCAAGCCATTGACGGTTTATCAGAGGATGAGGTGATTATGGAAGAGGCTCTTGAAGCGTTTCTGGCATCAGGTTGGCGACAACAGGCAGTCAGCCTGCTGAAGCAGTTGATCAGCCGCCAGCCGGACAGAGAGGATTTCACGCATCAGCTTGAGCGATTAACAGAAGACATGTAA
- a CDS encoding ReoY family proteolytic degradation factor — protein sequence MTNPIPVIEKRDFLKWFLENYQLKRRECAWLLNFLMSDDLLMERVHFVEDAEHCPKALLISANDVEDVPFAFHKNQHITMDAEKAFHDIRLNRNEEIYIQLNFQEKYANSEFMRVLEENHYIPVNEDEENVNRLLAEMVLDASLRQQEMKALHLRIDDALENGDEETFSVLAKEYAKLKALET from the coding sequence ATGACGAATCCAATTCCCGTGATCGAAAAAAGAGATTTTCTCAAATGGTTCCTCGAGAATTATCAGTTAAAAAGAAGAGAGTGCGCTTGGCTGTTAAATTTTCTGATGAGTGACGACCTCCTTATGGAGCGCGTTCATTTTGTTGAGGATGCAGAGCATTGTCCAAAAGCACTTTTAATCTCCGCTAATGATGTCGAGGATGTGCCGTTTGCGTTTCATAAGAACCAGCACATTACAATGGATGCAGAAAAAGCGTTTCATGATATCCGTCTGAATCGTAACGAAGAAATTTATATACAGCTTAACTTCCAGGAGAAATATGCAAACAGTGAATTCATGCGGGTGCTTGAAGAAAATCATTATATTCCTGTCAATGAAGATGAAGAGAATGTTAACCGCCTTCTGGCGGAGATGGTCCTTGATGCCTCTCTTCGACAACAAGAGATGAAAGCGCTTCATTTGAGGATCGATGATGCACTTGAAAATGGTGATGAAGAAACATTCAGTGTCCTTGCAAAAGAATATGCCAAACTGAAAGCCCTCGAAACATAA
- a CDS encoding QcrA and Rieske domain-containing protein translates to MSEKKHKVSRRQFLTYTLTGVGGFMAATIISPMARMALDPAFEVGEEGEFVSVGLSEDDLTDEPQRVDFVVDIEDGWYEDEQSRSAYVYRNGDEILALSPTCTHLGCTVGWDTNDDHPGQFFCPCHQGRFEQDGTNVPNTPPTRPLDVYDVEVRDGMIYLGQIRQRG, encoded by the coding sequence ATGAGTGAGAAAAAACATAAGGTATCCAGACGACAGTTTCTCACATATACATTGACCGGTGTAGGAGGGTTTATGGCCGCGACTATTATCAGTCCGATGGCAAGAATGGCACTCGATCCTGCATTTGAGGTTGGTGAGGAAGGCGAATTTGTTTCAGTCGGGTTAAGTGAAGACGATTTGACAGACGAGCCGCAACGTGTTGATTTTGTTGTTGATATCGAAGACGGCTGGTATGAAGACGAACAAAGCCGTTCTGCTTATGTATACAGAAATGGGGATGAAATCCTTGCGTTATCTCCGACATGTACACATTTAGGCTGTACGGTAGGCTGGGATACGAATGATGATCATCCCGGGCAATTTTTCTGTCCGTGTCACCAGGGTCGATTTGAACAGGACGGCACGAATGTCCCGAATACGCCGCCGACCCGTCCACTTGATGTTTACGATGTTGAGGTACGTGACGGAATGATTTATCTTGGACAAATTCGACAGCGGGGCTAA